From one Rhopalosiphum padi isolate XX-2018 chromosome 2, ASM2088224v1, whole genome shotgun sequence genomic stretch:
- the LOC132921665 gene encoding pre-mRNA-splicing factor Slu7 has translation MATISEILKTKTDDDEEEPKKKSREDWRKAKELEEARKAGTAPAAVDEEGKDINPHIPQYISSAPWYYGTSGPTLKHQRVPGKTQEYSSLNEWYKRGVNTESLSTKFRKGACENCGAITHKKKDCFERPRKVGAIHNSINIAPDEYVQPELNQDFDGKRDRWAGYDPSQHKAIIEQYQQIEEAKRDLRAQKLNADEKGEGNSSADENDEDKYVDDFDMPGTKVDSKQRITVRNLRIREDTAKYLRNLDLSSAYYDPKTRSMRDNPHKPGEDPEQVEYAGENFVRFSGDTNKHAQAQLFAWEAYERGVDVHLLAEPTKLEQLKKEYETHKDRFKKKTQNTVLAKYGGEEHLQTPPVQLLLAQTEEYIEYSRRGDIIKGEEKGIVRSRYEEDVHPSNHTSVWGSYWEAGDWGYKCCRSLVQNSYCTGKSGVALSTNVPELGKIVPVIENTVPESINIFKDKPKKAESIASHCSSSSLSSSSSDSETLKEKSKKKKKKKKKKKMMKKKAKKEELKDALQKALDKEDERLKEVDRIMKMDERKRPYNSMYEVSKPTDEEIEAYHMKKRRDEDPMSNFV, from the exons ATGGCAACTATAtcagaaattttaaaaaccaagaCCGATGACGATGAAGAAGAACCAAAAAAGAAATCGCGTGAAGATTGGAGAAAAGCTAAAGAACTTGAAGAAGCCCGAaaa GCAGGAACAGCTCCAGCTGCTGTTGACGAAGAGGGCAAAGATATCAATCCTCATATTCCACAATATATATCATCAGCACCATGGTATTATGGCACTTCTGGTCCAACGCTCAAACATCAACGTGTTCCAGGCAAAACCCAAGAATATTCGAGTTTAAATGAATGGTATAAACGAGGTGTAAACACT gaATCTCTAAGCACCAAATTCCGTAAAGGAGCTTGTGAAAACTGTGGTGCaataacacataaaaaaaaagactgTTTTGAAAGACCACGAAAAGTTGGAGCTATTCATAATTCCATAAATATTGCGCCAGATGAATATGTACAACCTGAACTTAATCAAGATTTTGATGGGAAACGTGATCGATGGGCTGGATATGATCCATCTCAACATAAAGCAATTATCGAACAGTATCAACAAATCGAAGAGGCTAAGCGTGACCTACGTGCTCAAAAACTAAATGCCGATGAAAAAGGagaa GGTAATAGTTCTGCTGACGAAAATGATGAAGATAAATATGTAGATGATTTTGACATGCCTGGAACAAAAGTAGACAGCAAACAACGTATTACTGTTAGAAATTTAAGAATCCGAGAAGATACAGCAAAATATCTTAGAAATTTAGATTTATCATCTGCCTATTATGACCCTAAAACAAGATCAATGAGGGACAACCCACATAAACCTGGAGAAGATCCAGAACA AGTGGAATATGCTGGTGAGAATTTTGTTAGATTCAGTGGTGATACTAATAAACATGCACAAGCACAGTTATTTGCTTGGGAAGCATATGAACGTGGTGTTGACGTACATCTATTAGCCGAACCTACAAAATTAGAGCAACTGAAAAAAGAGTATGAAACTCATAAAGAtcgttttaaaaagaaaactcAGAATACAGTATTGGCAAAATATGGAGGAGAAGAACACTTGCAAACACCTCCTGTACAATTGTTATTAGCACAAACTGAAGAGTACATTGAGTATTCTAGAAGAGgagatattattaaa ggTGAAGAAAAAGGAATTGTACGTTCACGCTATGAAGAAGATGTTCACCCTTCTAATCATACATCTGTTTGGGGTTCTTACTGGGAAGCTGGAGATTGGGGCTATAAATGTTGCCGTTCATTGGTACAAAACTCTTATTGTACAGGCAAATCGGGGGTAGCATTATccacaaatgtaccagaattaGGAAAGATTGTCCCTGTTATTGAAAATACTGTCCCAGagtctattaatatatttaaggaTAAACCTAAAAAAGCCGAGTCAATAGCATCTCATTGTTCATCATCGTCATTGTCATCATCTTCATCAGATTCTGAAACGTTAAAAGAAAagtcaaaaaaaaagaaaaaaaagaagaagaagaagaaaatgaTGAAAAAGAAGGCTAAAAAAGAGGAATTAAAAGATGCATTACAAAAGGCATTAGATAAAGAAGATGAACGATTGAAAGAAGTTGATCGAATTATGAAGATGGATGAGAGGAAACGGccatataatagtatgtatgaaGTTTCTAAGCCTACTGATGAAGAAATTGAAGCATATCACATGAAGAAACGTAGAGATGAAGATCCTATGtccaattttgtttaa
- the LOC132921781 gene encoding transmembrane protein 87A isoform X1 has product MLSNVPIYLLYCTFLAFTCHAVRPGEGSWSSIIDNDNYIQFCGGSLFKGTEISIKISCSNVYNVSVGWILTEPQCWNDYLNLGGGLIKQLQIEDIKHDANTNNTYMNHINFNDKIYSCASGVDLDDLSLYETNKTNNKALHQRSNHRVYTVLTDGVYLLTVTIKQDTRYVQKDNKFTANLEISMKGPHGYLSATNWPLLHFYGFMCFVYIFFGLTWLVLLFMQWRDLLQIQFWIGAVILLGMVEKAAFYAEYHELNLTGHLDNIYGVMTMAEVISCLKRTLARTLVIIVSLGFGIVKPRLGPLLPKVLGVSSLYLAMSLMESYFRLSSNMSAEILLVELPLAALDSGIVCWIFAALTQTTRALRLRRNAVKLQLYTHFTNVLGFTVMTSTLFMLYSIKTQRLSDCGGNWKEQWLDDAFWHIEFSIILLVIMILWRPTNNNQRYAFTPLLDAPDDDRDETELFIKDTYNGDVKMRTTTNTSSHNSNVTPYKDYPASNSSTKSQTQLDDDLKWVEENIPGSLYETTVPILDYSEDDHNTAIERSKLQ; this is encoded by the exons ATGTTGTCAAATGTCCCGATATATTTGTTGTATTGTACTTTTTTAGCGTTTACGTGTCATGCAGTTAGACCTGGTGAAGGATCATGGTCCTCCATTATTGACAAT gataattacatacaattttgtgGCGGCAGCCTATTTAAAGGCAcagaaatatcaattaaaa TCAGTTGTAGTAATGTATACAATGTCTCTGTGGGTTGGATCCTAACAGAACCCCAATGTTGGAATGACTACTTGAACCTTGGCGGCGgg cttataaAACAACTTCAAATAGAAGATATTAAGCATGACGCTAATaccaataatacatatatgaatcatataaattttaatgataaaatatactcaTGTGCCAGTGGAGTAGATTTG gatgatttatcattatatgaaactaataaaactaataataaagcACTTCACCAA agATCCAATCATCGAGTTTATACAGTTTTAACAGATGGAGTATATTTACTAACAGTAACAATTAAACAAGATACTAGATATGTTCAAAAGGATAATAAATTTACTGCCAATTTAGAAATTTCAATGAAAGGACCACATGGATATTTATCAGCTAcaaattggccattattacat tTTTACGGGTTCATGTGtttcgtttatatattttttggtttaacgtggttggttttattatttatgcaatgGAGGGATTTGCTTCAAATACAATTTTGGATTGGAGCTGTTATTCTTCTAg GAATGGTTGAAAAAGCAGCTTTTTATGCTGAATATCATGAACTAAACCTTACTGGGCATTTAGACAATATTTATGGAGTAATGACTATGGCTGAAGTGATTTCTTGCTTGAAACGAACACTTGCTCGGACTTTAGTTATCATTGTAAGCTTAGGGTTTGGTATTGTCAA gcCCAGATTAGGTCCACTTTTACCAAAGGTTCTAGGAGTTAGTTCTTTATATCTAGCAATGTCATTAATGGAATCCTATTTTCGACTGTCTAGTAATATGAGTGCAGAAATTTTATTAGTTGAATTACCATTAGCTGCTTTAGATTCTGGAATTGTTTGTTGGATATTTGCAGCCCTAACTCAGACAACTAGAGCTTTAAGACTTCggag gaatgCAGTTAAACtacaattatatacacattttaccaATGTTCTGGGTTTTACTGTTATGACTTCTACTTTGTTCATGCTGTATTCTATAAAAACACAACGGTTATCAGATTGTGGTGgt AATTGGAAGGAACAATGGTTAGACGATGCATTCTGGCATATTgagttttctataattttacttGTAATTATGATACTCTGGAGACCAACTAATAACAATCAAAG ATATGCATTTACTCCATTGCTAGACGCTCCAGATGATGATAGAGACGaaactgaattatttattaaagatacTTATAATGgcg ATGTGAAGATGAGAACCACTACAAATACATCCAGTCATAATTCTAATGTGACACCATACAAAGACTATCCCGCTTCAAATAGTAGCACAAAAAGTCAAACACAactt GATGATGATTTGAAGTGGGTTGAAGAGAACATACCAGGTTCATTGTATGAAAC TACTGTACCAATTTTGGATTATAGCGag gatGATCATAATACTGCCATTGAGCGGTCAAAactacaataa
- the LOC132921781 gene encoding transmembrane protein 87A isoform X2 — MNHINFNDKIYSCASGVDLDDLSLYETNKTNNKALHQRSNHRVYTVLTDGVYLLTVTIKQDTRYVQKDNKFTANLEISMKGPHGYLSATNWPLLHFYGFMCFVYIFFGLTWLVLLFMQWRDLLQIQFWIGAVILLGMVEKAAFYAEYHELNLTGHLDNIYGVMTMAEVISCLKRTLARTLVIIVSLGFGIVKPRLGPLLPKVLGVSSLYLAMSLMESYFRLSSNMSAEILLVELPLAALDSGIVCWIFAALTQTTRALRLRRNAVKLQLYTHFTNVLGFTVMTSTLFMLYSIKTQRLSDCGGNWKEQWLDDAFWHIEFSIILLVIMILWRPTNNNQRYAFTPLLDAPDDDRDETELFIKDTYNGDVKMRTTTNTSSHNSNVTPYKDYPASNSSTKSQTQLDDDLKWVEENIPGSLYETTVPILDYSEDDHNTAIERSKLQ; from the exons atgaatcatataaattttaatgataaaatatactcaTGTGCCAGTGGAGTAGATTTG gatgatttatcattatatgaaactaataaaactaataataaagcACTTCACCAA agATCCAATCATCGAGTTTATACAGTTTTAACAGATGGAGTATATTTACTAACAGTAACAATTAAACAAGATACTAGATATGTTCAAAAGGATAATAAATTTACTGCCAATTTAGAAATTTCAATGAAAGGACCACATGGATATTTATCAGCTAcaaattggccattattacat tTTTACGGGTTCATGTGtttcgtttatatattttttggtttaacgtggttggttttattatttatgcaatgGAGGGATTTGCTTCAAATACAATTTTGGATTGGAGCTGTTATTCTTCTAg GAATGGTTGAAAAAGCAGCTTTTTATGCTGAATATCATGAACTAAACCTTACTGGGCATTTAGACAATATTTATGGAGTAATGACTATGGCTGAAGTGATTTCTTGCTTGAAACGAACACTTGCTCGGACTTTAGTTATCATTGTAAGCTTAGGGTTTGGTATTGTCAA gcCCAGATTAGGTCCACTTTTACCAAAGGTTCTAGGAGTTAGTTCTTTATATCTAGCAATGTCATTAATGGAATCCTATTTTCGACTGTCTAGTAATATGAGTGCAGAAATTTTATTAGTTGAATTACCATTAGCTGCTTTAGATTCTGGAATTGTTTGTTGGATATTTGCAGCCCTAACTCAGACAACTAGAGCTTTAAGACTTCggag gaatgCAGTTAAACtacaattatatacacattttaccaATGTTCTGGGTTTTACTGTTATGACTTCTACTTTGTTCATGCTGTATTCTATAAAAACACAACGGTTATCAGATTGTGGTGgt AATTGGAAGGAACAATGGTTAGACGATGCATTCTGGCATATTgagttttctataattttacttGTAATTATGATACTCTGGAGACCAACTAATAACAATCAAAG ATATGCATTTACTCCATTGCTAGACGCTCCAGATGATGATAGAGACGaaactgaattatttattaaagatacTTATAATGgcg ATGTGAAGATGAGAACCACTACAAATACATCCAGTCATAATTCTAATGTGACACCATACAAAGACTATCCCGCTTCAAATAGTAGCACAAAAAGTCAAACACAactt GATGATGATTTGAAGTGGGTTGAAGAGAACATACCAGGTTCATTGTATGAAAC TACTGTACCAATTTTGGATTATAGCGag gatGATCATAATACTGCCATTGAGCGGTCAAAactacaataa
- the LOC132920557 gene encoding UDP-N-acetylglucosamine transferase subunit ALG14 homolog yields the protein MLLFIMWLLIPTIFSAYFSGRLMYMILKNLTNTQSLKKSKQPVRTLVVIGSGGHTAEMLRLMNSMNKLKFMPRLYLLADTDTTSRNRVENDESGLEWSIATIPRSRHVNQSYLTSIFSTIYAIFITVPMVLSFKPDLVLCNGPGTCVPVCLVAFIMKLFHYADTSIIFVESICRVKSLSLTGKLMYFIADLIIVQWPELRQKYGQRVKYLDEGLNL from the coding sequence atgttattatttattatgtggtTGCTGATCCCAACCATATTTTCGGCGTACTTTTCAGGTCGTCTTATGTATATGATCTTAAAAAATCTAACTAATACACAATCacttaaaaaatcaaaacagcCGGTTCGGACATTAGTTGTAATTGGTTCAGGTGGACATACAGCGGAAATGTTACGTTTAATGAATTCTATGAACAAGTTAAAATTTATGCCACGTTTATATCTATTAGCTGATACAGATACAACAAGCCGCAACCGTGTAGAAAATGATGAAAGTGGTTTAGAATGGTCCATAGCCACTATACCACGCTCAAGACATGTAAATCAATCATACTTAACATctattttttcaactatttatgcaatttttataaCTGTGCCTATGGTTTTATCATTCAAACCAGATTTGGTTTTATGCAATGGACCTGGTACTTGTGTTCCAGTATGTCTGGTTgcatttataatgaaattattccaTTATGCAGATACAtcaattatatttgttgaaaGTATCTGCCGGGTTAAATCTTTATCTTTAACCggaaaattaatgtattttattgctgatttaataattgttcaatGGCCTGAATTGAGACAGAAGTATGGACAGAGAGTCAAATATCTTGATGAAGgattgaatttataa